A segment of the Zalophus californianus isolate mZalCal1 chromosome 3, mZalCal1.pri.v2, whole genome shotgun sequence genome:
AGCACCACCATTTTGGACACAGTGACTTGGGCGTCTATCGGGGTGATTCATGCTGCTCCTCCGCCCGTGCCCATCGTGGGTACATATCTGTAGCGAGGGTCGATTGAGAAGCATGTTTGTTCCTCCTCTAAGGTGACAGAAGTGTGCCAGAGCCcacatttcatattttcatgcATTATCTCTAGTCATCCTAAAAATAGCTCTGTGAGGAAAGGCGGTAGATGTAGTTATCCCAAGTTGAAAATGTGGAAACTGAAATGCAAGTAACTTGCCATATTCTTGTAACTGACAAAATAGTGGGACCGGGaatcaaaatatttgttgactccTAGTCAATGCCTTCAACCTGCACAATATATATGTGATTGTCATTATTTGTGGATTCCCTATTTGTGGATTTTCCCACTCACTGAAATCTGTAACCATCTAATCAATCTCTGTGGCACTTTGGTGGTCATCTACAGACGTGCACAGAGTGACGAAAAATTTAAGTCCCCTGATGAGCACATTCTAGATAAGGAGCCTTGTCTCTGCTCTCACATGGTGAAATGATGTGCTTTGCACAGTTTATGTAGtgccacatttttcacatttctgtgctttttttggGTGATTTCACAGTTTCAAATGCCCCCCCCCTGGTATATTGAAGGGCTGTCCGGTGTCCCTAAATGAAAGAAGGTGTGAAgtgccttatggagaaaacaTGGGTTAGATACGCTCTGTTCAGGAGTGAGAGACAGTGCTGTTGCCTGaaagttcaatgttaatgaatcagtGATACATCCCACATAAGGTGTCTTTCAATGGAAATACATGTAAATACAAGGTTATGTATCGACTGGTTGACAGAACCGTGGCTAGAGGCTGGCAGGAACCTAACCCTACATTTCTCCTAGGGTCAATGGTTTGGTATTTGGGACTTCAGTGTTTGCAGCAATTTTACAGAATAGAACTGCTGCAAATAATAAGGATCAATTGTATTTCCTTGAGAGGACCCCATGAGGCCAAACGCAAACGTGTCCTCTGTGGCCAAGCGGGAAGATCAGACTGAGTTAATTGTGGGGTGCCAGGCGAGCAGCCTTGGGGGGTCAGCTCCTTCACTAACTGTGGGCTTCCCTGTTCTCTCCTGCAGAGGGGCACAGCCGAGCCTTTCCTGAGGCTCCACAACTTGTACCCCACCCCGCGCTGCGCCCGGCAGGCCGCCCTGCCCCGGCTGAGCCGCCGAGTGGTCAGCCAGCACTCGTACCCGCTGAATCGCTTCTCCTCGGTGCCCTTGGACCCCATGGAGCGCCCCACCTCCCAGGCCGACCTGGAGCTGGATTACAACCCTCCGCGAGTACAGCTCAGCGATGAGATGTTTGTCTTCCAGGACGGGCGGTGGGTGAACGAAAACTGCCGCCTCCAGTCCCCCTACTTCTCTCCGTCCTCCTCCTTCCACCATAAGCTGCACCACAAGAGACTGGCCAAGGAGTACCTGCTGCAGGAGGAGAACAAGGCGCTGCGGGAGGAGAACAAGGCGCTGCGGGAGGAGAACAAGACTCTCCGCAAGGAGAACAAGATCCTGCAGGTGTTCTGGGAGGAACACAAGGCTACACTCGGCCGGGACGAGAGCAGGGCCTCCTCACCACTGCTGCACAAGGACAACGTGGCCCTGGAGGTGGTGAAGAAGGACACGGCCTTGCAAATGCACCGCAGCAAGGAGAACAGCACCCTTCAGCTGCTCAGGGAGGAGAACAGGGCcctgcagctgctgctggagCAGAGGAAGGCCTACTGGGTCCAGACGGAGGAGAAGGCGGGCCCCGGGGGGGAGACCAAGCCCGCCCCCTCGCCCCACGAGGAGCCCCACGTCCCAGGGCTGTTGCCAGACCAGAGCACCGGCCTCTCCTCCCCTTTCGAGGAGTCCAAGGGGACCCCGATCCCCCAGGAGGACTCCAAGACGCTCCGGGTCCTGCGCCAGATGGTCAGCAACCTGTCCGGCTCTTCCGGGGACGAGGAGGTCAAGGCCGGCTCCAGCCCGCCTGATGGGAGCCAGTCCCTGGAGCTGCTGAGAGAGATGAACCAGGCGCTGCAGGCCCTGCGGGAGGAGAACCAGAGCCTGCAGCTCCTCCGCGAGGAGAACCGGCTCCTGCAGGAGGAGAACAGGGCCCTGCACGTGCTTCGCGAGGAGCACAGGATCTTCCAGGAGGAGAACAAGGCCCTGTGGGAGAACAACAAGCTGAAGCTGCAGCAGAAGCTGGTCATCGACACGGTGACCGAGGTCACCGCCCGGATGGAGATGCTCATTGAGGAGCTCTACGCCTTCATGCCCTCCAAGAGCAAGGACCCCAAGAAGCCCAGCAGGGTCTGAGGCCTCCGAGGAGCCCTGGGCACGGAGCGCTCGGCCAAAGAAGACCTCCTGCCTTCCGTCTGTCTTCCTCACCGCCAGCTGCCCGCTCCTGCCCGCTGAGGAGCAGAATCACCACCTTTCCTAAACTCACAGAAGTAATAAAGGCACGAGGAGGCTGGGGCCAGTTCACATCAGGGTGCTGCTCtggcttcttttttcctttttccagcaGTTTTGGGTTCACAGCGAAATGGAACAGgcagtacagagagttcccatagaTCCCCGTCCCCATGCACGGAGGGCCTCCCCGGCCATCCCcgtcccccaccagagtggggcAGTGTCACCACTGAGGGACGCCATCATCACCCAGTATTCGCGGTTTCCAACTAGTGTTCATGCTCAGTATTGTCCTTTCCATGGGTTTACACAGATGTATCATGACACGTGTCCACCATTATTATAGgggagtattttcactgccctaaaaatcctctgtgctctgcctcttctccctccttccaagCCCCTGGGCAACCCCGGAGCTTTGTACAGTGTCCACAGTGTCACCTTTTCCAGATGTCATCTGCTGGAAACATACAGTATGGAgccttttcaggttggcttctttca
Coding sequences within it:
- the CBY2 gene encoding protein chibby homolog 2 isoform X5, encoding MAVQPEGLKCRLEGPNAERGTAEPFLRLHNLYPTPRCARQAALPRLSRRVVSQHSYPLNRFSSVPLDPMERPTSQADLELDYNPPRVQLSDEMFVFQDGRWVNENCRLQSPYFSPSSSFHHKLHHKRLAKEYLLQEENKALREENKALREENKTLRKENKILQVFWEEHKATLGRDESRASSPLLHKDNVALEVVKKDTALQMHRSKENSTLQLLREENRALQLLLEQRKAYWVQTEEKAGPGGETKPAPSPHEEPHVPGLLPDQSTGLSSPFEESKGTPIPQEDSKTLRVLRQMVSNLSGSSGDEEVKAGSSPPDGSQSLELLREMNQALQALREENQSLQLLREENRLLQEENRALHVLREEHRIFQEENKALWENNKLKLQQKLVIDTVTEVTARMEMLIEELYAFMPSKSKDPKKPSRV
- the CBY2 gene encoding protein chibby homolog 2 isoform X1, with translation MCEMIGVDTMDASRGLCVHWACPLGMLPPYEEIWTQVTKLTASTSCQHHLRPNITRKRDTRSESLEIPINVVLPQRGTAEPFLRLHNLYPTPRCARQAALPRLSRRVVSQHSYPLNRFSSVPLDPMERPTSQADLELDYNPPRVQLSDEMFVFQDGRWVNENCRLQSPYFSPSSSFHHKLHHKRLAKEYLLQEENKALREENKALREENKTLRKENKILQVFWEEHKATLGRDESRASSPLLHKDNVALEVVKKDTALQMHRSKENSTLQLLREENRALQLLLEQRKAYWVQTEEKAGPGGETKPAPSPHEEPHVPGLLPDQSTGLSSPFEESKGTPIPQEDSKTLRVLRQMVSNLSGSSGDEEVKAGSSPPDGSQSLELLREMNQALQALREENQSLQLLREENRLLQEENRALHVLREEHRIFQEENKALWENNKLKLQQKLVIDTVTEVTARMEMLIEELYAFMPSKSKDPKKPSRV
- the CBY2 gene encoding protein chibby homolog 2 isoform X3, whose amino-acid sequence is MCEMIGVDTMDASRGLCVHWACPLGMLPPYEEIWTQVTKLTASTSCQHRGTAEPFLRLHNLYPTPRCARQAALPRLSRRVVSQHSYPLNRFSSVPLDPMERPTSQADLELDYNPPRVQLSDEMFVFQDGRWVNENCRLQSPYFSPSSSFHHKLHHKRLAKEYLLQEENKALREENKALREENKTLRKENKILQVFWEEHKATLGRDESRASSPLLHKDNVALEVVKKDTALQMHRSKENSTLQLLREENRALQLLLEQRKAYWVQTEEKAGPGGETKPAPSPHEEPHVPGLLPDQSTGLSSPFEESKGTPIPQEDSKTLRVLRQMVSNLSGSSGDEEVKAGSSPPDGSQSLELLREMNQALQALREENQSLQLLREENRLLQEENRALHVLREEHRIFQEENKALWENNKLKLQQKLVIDTVTEVTARMEMLIEELYAFMPSKSKDPKKPSRV
- the CBY2 gene encoding protein chibby homolog 2 isoform X2, translating into MSPLECSECFGDQLLHRTYTWHLTLHLRPNITRKRDTRSESLEIPINVVLPQRGTAEPFLRLHNLYPTPRCARQAALPRLSRRVVSQHSYPLNRFSSVPLDPMERPTSQADLELDYNPPRVQLSDEMFVFQDGRWVNENCRLQSPYFSPSSSFHHKLHHKRLAKEYLLQEENKALREENKALREENKTLRKENKILQVFWEEHKATLGRDESRASSPLLHKDNVALEVVKKDTALQMHRSKENSTLQLLREENRALQLLLEQRKAYWVQTEEKAGPGGETKPAPSPHEEPHVPGLLPDQSTGLSSPFEESKGTPIPQEDSKTLRVLRQMVSNLSGSSGDEEVKAGSSPPDGSQSLELLREMNQALQALREENQSLQLLREENRLLQEENRALHVLREEHRIFQEENKALWENNKLKLQQKLVIDTVTEVTARMEMLIEELYAFMPSKSKDPKKPSRV
- the CBY2 gene encoding protein chibby homolog 2 isoform X4, coding for MSPLECSECFGDQLLHRTYTWHLTLRGTAEPFLRLHNLYPTPRCARQAALPRLSRRVVSQHSYPLNRFSSVPLDPMERPTSQADLELDYNPPRVQLSDEMFVFQDGRWVNENCRLQSPYFSPSSSFHHKLHHKRLAKEYLLQEENKALREENKALREENKTLRKENKILQVFWEEHKATLGRDESRASSPLLHKDNVALEVVKKDTALQMHRSKENSTLQLLREENRALQLLLEQRKAYWVQTEEKAGPGGETKPAPSPHEEPHVPGLLPDQSTGLSSPFEESKGTPIPQEDSKTLRVLRQMVSNLSGSSGDEEVKAGSSPPDGSQSLELLREMNQALQALREENQSLQLLREENRLLQEENRALHVLREEHRIFQEENKALWENNKLKLQQKLVIDTVTEVTARMEMLIEELYAFMPSKSKDPKKPSRV